In Pedobacter sp. SL55, the following proteins share a genomic window:
- the fbp gene encoding class 1 fructose-bisphosphatase produces the protein MSGIKTLGQFIIEKQADFPYAKGELSRLLRDIGIAAKIVNREVNKAGLVDILGDADTVNIQGEDQKKLDVYANEQFISALTSGGECCIVASEEEDDFVRIESPVSKNARYIVCIDPLDGSSNIDINVTVGTIFSIYRRKSTDGPATLADVLQKGTEQVAAGYVIYGSSTMMVYTTGKGVNGFTLDPSIGEFCLSHPNMKIPDDGVIYSINEGNYVHFPEGVKKYIKYAQTEDAATRRPYTSRYIGAMAADIHRSLIKGGIYMYPTTAASPKGKLRLLYECNPMAFIIEQAGGIASDGLNRILDIEPTELHQRVAIFVGSPKMVKKAEEFMAEFSPVEKLTVDTLDTKSA, from the coding sequence ATGTCGGGTATAAAAACATTAGGACAGTTTATTATTGAAAAGCAAGCGGACTTTCCGTATGCAAAAGGAGAGCTTTCTCGCTTGTTGCGGGATATTGGTATTGCCGCAAAAATTGTAAACCGCGAAGTAAATAAAGCTGGGTTAGTAGATATTTTAGGCGATGCGGATACTGTTAATATACAGGGAGAGGATCAAAAAAAACTAGATGTTTATGCTAACGAACAGTTTATTTCTGCTTTAACTAGTGGTGGCGAGTGTTGTATTGTAGCTTCTGAAGAAGAAGATGATTTCGTACGTATTGAATCGCCAGTTTCTAAAAATGCCCGTTACATTGTTTGTATAGATCCATTAGACGGCTCTTCGAATATCGATATTAACGTAACCGTAGGCACCATTTTTTCTATTTACAGGAGAAAATCTACAGATGGACCAGCAACTTTAGCTGATGTTTTGCAAAAAGGTACCGAACAGGTTGCGGCTGGTTATGTAATTTATGGTTCATCTACCATGATGGTGTATACTACTGGTAAAGGAGTTAACGGGTTTACTTTAGACCCATCTATAGGAGAGTTTTGTCTTTCGCATCCTAACATGAAAATACCTGATGATGGTGTAATCTATTCTATTAACGAAGGTAACTATGTGCATTTTCCAGAAGGAGTAAAAAAATATATTAAATACGCCCAAACAGAAGATGCAGCTACTCGTAGGCCTTACACTTCAAGATACATTGGCGCTATGGCGGCCGATATTCACAGAAGTTTAATTAAGGGCGGAATTTATATGTATCCAACTACGGCAGCTTCGCCAAAAGGCAAGTTGCGCTTATTGTACGAATGTAACCCAATGGCGTTTATTATTGAACAGGCCGGTGGTATTGCTTCTGATGGCTTAAATAGGATTTTGGATATAGAACCTACAGAACTACACCAACGCGTGGCTATTTTTGTGGGCTCTCCTAAAATGGTAAAAAAGGCAGAGGAATTTATGGCAGAGTTTTCTCCAGTTGAAAAATTAACGGTTGACACTCTTGATACCAAATCTGCCTAA
- the rnhA gene encoding ribonuclease HI: MIEIYTDGAASGNPGPGGYGVILRSGKHYKEISGGFRMTTNNRMELLAVVVALKALKTPGQEVVVFSDSKYVVDSVEKGWVFGWVQKGFKDKKNKDLWLQYLQQHKLHKVKFKWIKGHNEHPENERCDRLAVAASQDKANWAIDAAFEAERNNSASKLL, from the coding sequence ATGATAGAAATTTACACAGACGGAGCAGCAAGCGGAAATCCAGGTCCTGGCGGTTATGGTGTAATCTTACGCTCGGGCAAACATTACAAAGAAATAAGCGGTGGTTTTAGAATGACTACCAATAACCGCATGGAACTTTTGGCCGTAGTAGTTGCTTTAAAGGCGCTAAAAACGCCAGGGCAAGAAGTTGTTGTATTCTCCGACAGTAAATACGTAGTAGATTCTGTAGAAAAAGGTTGGGTTTTTGGCTGGGTACAAAAAGGCTTTAAAGATAAGAAAAACAAAGACTTATGGTTGCAATACCTTCAACAACACAAGCTGCACAAAGTGAAATTTAAGTGGATTAAAGGCCACAATGAACATCCAGAAAACGAACGTTGCGATCGTTTGGCGGTAGCGGCATCGCAAGATAAAGCCAATTGGGCTATTGATGCAGCATTTGAAGCAGAAAGAAATAATAGCGCTAGTAAGTTACTATAA
- a CDS encoding metallophosphoesterase family protein, whose translation MKKIGLISDTHGYLDDAVFKYFDDRDEIWHIGDFGPNVAEPLAAFKPLRGVYGNIDDAAIRAVFPEHNRFSCEAVDVWMTHIGGYPDRYALNVKKEIYTKPPQLFISGHSHILKVMFDKKIQCLHINPGAAGKHGWHKKRTLIRFCISDEKIHTLEAIELGDR comes from the coding sequence ATGAAAAAAATAGGTTTAATATCTGATACACATGGCTACTTAGACGATGCGGTGTTTAAATACTTTGATGATAGGGATGAGATTTGGCATATTGGCGATTTTGGGCCGAACGTAGCTGAACCTTTAGCCGCATTTAAACCTTTGCGTGGAGTTTATGGAAATATTGATGATGCAGCTATTAGGGCGGTCTTTCCAGAGCATAATCGTTTTAGTTGTGAAGCGGTTGATGTTTGGATGACACACATAGGTGGGTATCCCGATCGTTATGCGCTTAATGTGAAGAAAGAAATTTACACTAAGCCTCCGCAGCTTTTTATTTCTGGGCATTCACACATTTTAAAAGTAATGTTCGATAAAAAAATACAATGCTTGCATATTAACCCCGGTGCGGCAGGAAAACACGGCTGGCACAAAAAAAGAACTTTGATTCGCTTTTGCATTTCCGACGAAAAAATACATACCTTAGAGGCCATAGAATTAGGAGATAGATAA
- a CDS encoding DUF2911 domain-containing protein — protein MKSTFKVMASAALALFVSVGAMAQDAKPKPSPAATATGKIGGANITINYSSPAVKGRKIWGGLEAYDKVWRAGANDATTFETDKDIKVEGKALPAGKYSFFLIPRESGTWTAIFNKEPKQWGAYKYQEAKDALRVDVKVKPLKETQERLVYKVTKKGFALDWDKVSVPVSVK, from the coding sequence ATGAAATCAACATTTAAAGTAATGGCAAGCGCAGCACTTGCTCTTTTTGTATCGGTAGGTGCAATGGCGCAAGATGCCAAGCCGAAGCCTAGTCCGGCGGCAACTGCAACAGGTAAAATTGGTGGCGCAAACATTACCATTAATTACAGTAGCCCGGCGGTTAAAGGCCGTAAAATTTGGGGCGGTTTAGAGGCTTACGATAAAGTTTGGCGTGCTGGTGCAAATGACGCCACTACTTTTGAAACAGACAAAGACATTAAGGTAGAAGGTAAAGCTTTGCCAGCTGGAAAATATAGTTTTTTCTTAATTCCTAGAGAAAGCGGCACTTGGACAGCCATTTTTAACAAAGAACCTAAGCAATGGGGCGCTTACAAATACCAAGAAGCTAAAGATGCTTTAAGGGTAGATGTAAAAGTGAAACCTTTAAAAGAAACGCAAGAAAGATTGGTTTATAAAGTAACTAAAAAAGGTTTTGCTTTAGATTGGGATAAGGTTTCTGTACCAGTTAGCGTGAAGTAA